TCGGAGGGGTCATCTAGCCAGCAACCAAACGGCGTAGCGCTTGTGTTCTTTCCTGCGCCGGTAGGGTCAACGTGTGTTTGCTGATCCCAGCGAAGACTTGGAACGGGCTTGTGGACGTCGAGACCTTTGTAGAGAAGATCCCAGTAGGCTTCTTTATCTTTTGCTCCGGGGAAGCGACCGGACATAGCGACGATAGCAAGCTTTGGCTTGTTTGTTCCGGCGTCAGGAACGCTTGGGACATTGGTGGGTTGGCTAGGCATGTTGGTTTCCGGAACGAGATAACGAAGAGATGTCTTCTTGAGAGCAGTGTAAATCAAATGTTCAGCATTCGAACCAATCGACTGAACACTAAACTGCTGAGATCCAGTAGTCTCAAGAGCTGCTTGAacatcatcaaagatcgaactCCATCGAAGAGGGTGAAGGAGAGCCTGAGCGATGGCATCTTCCAAGAGTGTCGCGAAGCTTCGCTCTTCAGGCTTGGAACCCGTgctggagagaagaggaatcTGTTCAGATGGTGACACAGCCTTGTTGAGCATCAAGCCATCAACGATCCGTCGAGCGTCTTTCTGAGAGTACAGATGTAGTGCATGGTAAGCACCATAGACGGGGATACTCTTAGCGGTGATGGTCTTGGAAGCAAGAAAATGCGTGAGATCACCAAGGCGCTGGGGCGGGCCGCTAACAGTAATACCATTTGGTGCATACGCACTGATGTAAGGCATACTAGTCAAGACGCCTCCATCCTGAACGGTCAAATTAGTATGCAATTGTTATCTCCATGTGTTGTGTTACGTTACTTACTTGGGTATCCCAGAACTCCTGGAAAACTTTTGCTGCCTTTTGGCCAGGGACAAGAAGAGCCCAGCTCCTGTTCAAGCCTTGGCTTGGATCGATTCGTCGAGCTGTATCGGTGACGAGAAGGCCTGTTCGAAAAGCTGCGACGACGGATGAAACAGCCATGGGGATCAGGTCTGCGGTAAAGCTGCTGCAACTGACAGCCGCAGCCGCGAAAGCGCCGGTACAGAGACCAACGACCCTTGTATTCTGCGCATCATATGAAGAAATACCTGCTTGACTACTGAATGTTAACACCTCCCCAAGCAGAATTGAACTGTCAGCGACGTACCTAATGAACGTACCAAGCTGATACAAAGTCGTCATCGCCATATCAAGCGCAATACATCGCGGTCCACTCTGAtcccaaagaagaagatcctcCTGGCACGTAAACCGCGGAAGATCCTTTCTAATACTATAGGGGATTTTGAAAAGCTCAGCGCGGAGGGCATTGTAACTCTGGTTCAGAAACTCATGAAGAAAGAGATTGTCGCGCTTCTGGAGGAGGTACTGTAAATGAGGTTGGACCTCAAAGGTTTGGTCTCCGAAGAGATACAGCTTCATGTGGGATGCCATGACAAAGGTGTTgaatcttgttgatgtttcgGTTGAAGTCTATGATGTTTTGTCTATGGTTAGTTCTCTCTTGGCTCTTGATGAGACGATGCCTCTTTTATCTACCTTCATATCACTCCATTCCTTCCATTGACCTTATCTCGCTGTCATCTTCTATCAgagatcttcatcatcttacTCGGAGTCCGGCATATCAGACGCTCAATCTTCTGAATGCCGTCATCACGGCCCCCCATTGCCGACATCAACAAAGAGGTTTCATTCCCGACACTGAGCCTCATCATACCAAGATAATGCACGTCTGACCCAAAACAGACATATTGCCGTTGTTGTCGTACAAAATATCAGCCATGTTCCTGTATCAAGACTTGTAAGACGGCGTCCGAGTCTCGGGAATCAGGTCGGTTCAGCTCGGGAACTTCACGGCGACTAAGGACTTCGGACGCCGCTTGATCCCGTCATCTCTCATAAAGCCTGATCCTATCGCGTTTAACGTTCTATGTCTACACTAACAGTCAAGATTCAGTGCAAGATGGACAAGACGGATAGAGACGCTGTCATTGAGCATGCTACGCAGGTTAAACACCTCGTGCATGATCCCCACAGCTTCCTCACTGAACTGGTCGCGCAGCAACAGCAGTATCA
This genomic stretch from Fusarium oxysporum f. sp. lycopersici 4287 chromosome 2, whole genome shotgun sequence harbors:
- a CDS encoding hypothetical protein (At least one base has a quality score < 10); the encoded protein is MSTLTVKIQCKMDKTDRDAVIEHATQVKHLVHDPHSFLTELVAQQQQYHCIAWLCHFDILSTFPSLRLYRIL